Proteins encoded within one genomic window of Brenneria nigrifluens DSM 30175 = ATCC 13028:
- a CDS encoding sugar efflux transporter has protein sequence MHTSVSSTPRRQPDLTSSAFLVIAFLTGIAGALQLPTLSLFLSNEVQVRPFLVGMFYTGSAVIGIVVSQLLAKRSDRQGDRKTLIFLCCLIGALGCMLFAWNRNYFILLFVGVLLSSFGSTANPQLFALAREHADRTGREAAMFSSVMRAQISLSWVVGPPIAFALALGFGFTTMYLTAGLVFVLCAILVRLFLPSMPKVMVKTAATLESPRRNRRDTLLLFAACTLMWTCNGLYIINMPLYLVHELNLPEKMAGIMMGTAAGLEIPTMLIAGYVASRFGKRLLMRLAISAGLLFYVGLLLLDGEIALLALQLLNAIFIGILAGIGMLYFQDLMPGQAGAATTLFTNTTRVGWIISGSLGGVVAEVWSYHAVFFIALIMIASAGYCMWRIKDA, from the coding sequence ATGCACACATCCGTCAGCAGCACGCCTCGACGTCAGCCCGATCTGACTTCGTCGGCATTTTTGGTCATCGCCTTTCTGACAGGGATTGCCGGCGCACTGCAACTCCCGACGCTCAGCCTCTTTCTGTCAAACGAAGTACAGGTGCGGCCATTTCTGGTCGGCATGTTCTATACCGGCAGCGCGGTGATCGGCATCGTCGTCAGCCAGTTGCTGGCAAAGCGCTCAGACAGGCAGGGCGATCGCAAAACGCTTATTTTTCTCTGCTGCCTGATAGGCGCCCTGGGCTGCATGTTGTTCGCCTGGAACCGGAATTACTTTATTTTGCTGTTTGTCGGCGTGCTGCTCAGCAGTTTCGGCTCCACCGCCAATCCGCAGCTATTCGCGCTGGCGCGGGAACACGCCGATCGCACCGGCCGCGAAGCCGCCATGTTCAGCTCGGTGATGCGCGCCCAGATCTCGCTCTCCTGGGTTGTCGGCCCCCCTATCGCCTTTGCCCTGGCGCTGGGTTTCGGCTTTACCACCATGTATCTCACCGCGGGGCTGGTCTTTGTTCTCTGCGCCATACTGGTCAGGCTATTTCTTCCGTCCATGCCGAAAGTGATGGTGAAAACGGCGGCGACGCTTGAATCCCCGCGCCGCAACCGCCGGGATACGTTGCTGCTGTTCGCCGCCTGTACGCTGATGTGGACCTGTAACGGTCTCTATATCATCAATATGCCGCTCTATCTGGTGCACGAGCTGAATCTACCGGAAAAAATGGCCGGGATTATGATGGGAACGGCCGCCGGACTGGAGATCCCGACCATGCTGATCGCCGGTTACGTCGCCAGCCGTTTTGGCAAACGCCTGCTGATGCGTCTGGCCATCTCCGCAGGTCTGCTGTTTTATGTGGGATTATTGTTGCTCGACGGGGAGATCGCCCTGCTGGCTTTACAGTTGCTGAACGCCATTTTCATCGGCATTCTCGCCGGGATCGGCATGCTCTATTTCCAGGATCTGATGCCCGGTCAGGCGGGCGCTGCAACCACGCTCTTTACCAATACCACTCGGGTGGGCTGGATTATTTCCGGCTCCCTGGGGGGCGTGGTTGCGGAAGTCTGGAGTTATCATGCGGTCTTCTTTATTGCGCTGATCATGATCGCCAGCGCAGGCTACTGCATGTGGCGCATCAAGGACGCGTAG
- a CDS encoding YkgJ family cysteine cluster protein — MDCRPDCGACCIAPSISSPLPGMPNGKPANTRCIHLDAHMRCAIFHSPLRPAVCAGLQARADMCFSHRDDALIYLARLEADTASDAPAATRP; from the coding sequence ATGGACTGTCGCCCCGACTGCGGCGCCTGCTGCATCGCGCCTTCAATATCCAGCCCGCTGCCGGGCATGCCGAACGGCAAGCCGGCCAATACCCGCTGTATTCATCTGGATGCGCATATGCGCTGCGCAATATTCCATTCGCCGCTGCGACCCGCGGTATGCGCCGGGTTGCAGGCGCGCGCAGACATGTGTTTCAGCCATCGCGACGACGCGCTGATTTATCTGGCGCGGCTGGAAGCGGACACCGCGTCCGATGCCCCGGCTGCTACGCGTCCTTGA
- the yeiP gene encoding elongation factor P-like protein YeiP: MARANEIKRGMAVNYNGKLLLVKDIDIQSPSARGASTLYKMRFADVRSGLKVEERFKGDDILDTISLTRRTVTFSYIDGDEYIFMDDEDYTPYHFKKEQIEEELLFIPEGGMPGIQVLTWDGEIIALELPQTVDMEIVDTAPGIKGASASARNKPATMSTGLTIQVPEYLSAGEKIRIHIPERRYMGRAE; the protein is encoded by the coding sequence ATGGCAAGAGCGAACGAAATCAAACGCGGTATGGCCGTCAACTATAACGGCAAATTGCTGCTGGTAAAGGACATCGATATCCAGAGCCCCAGCGCCCGCGGCGCCAGTACGCTGTATAAAATGCGATTTGCCGACGTGCGCAGCGGATTAAAGGTTGAAGAACGTTTTAAAGGCGATGATATTCTCGATACCATCTCCCTGACCCGCCGCACGGTCACCTTCTCCTATATTGACGGCGACGAGTATATCTTTATGGATGACGAAGACTACACGCCTTACCACTTCAAAAAAGAACAAATAGAAGAAGAGCTGCTGTTTATTCCCGAAGGCGGCATGCCTGGTATTCAGGTGCTGACCTGGGACGGCGAAATCATTGCCCTTGAACTGCCGCAAACGGTGGATATGGAGATTGTCGACACCGCGCCGGGCATCAAAGGCGCATCGGCCAGCGCCCGCAACAAACCGGCGACCATGAGCACCGGTCTGACGATTCAGGTGCCGGAATATCTGAGCGCCGGAGAGAAGATCCGTATCCATATTCCAGAACGCCGCTATATGGGACGCGCTGAATAA
- a CDS encoding CobW family GTP-binding protein — translation MLTQVNVITGFLGSGKTTTIRHLLSQKPEDEVWAVLVNEFGEVGIDGALLADSGAVLKEIPGGCMCCVNGLPMQVGLNMLLQQKKPHRLLIEPTGLGHPKQILALLTGESYRPWLTLQATLCLLDARQLNQPRYTENENFRDQLAAADIIVANKQETYLDADLSALRQWQSSNGDNRQVVLVSQGEVERQLLAQPRHNLRELPDGAHHHPHSAAQGLAALRLPGGESWRRSLNQGQGYHACGWIFSPDTVFDTAALLDWVRLSPVSRVKGVMRIREGTLVVNRQGYDLHIETRPAAPVDSRIELINETPAQWNNLQAGLLKARLTTAG, via the coding sequence TTGTTAACCCAAGTGAATGTCATTACCGGCTTTCTCGGCAGTGGAAAAACCACGACGATCCGCCATCTGCTTTCTCAAAAGCCCGAGGATGAAGTCTGGGCCGTATTGGTTAATGAATTCGGCGAAGTCGGGATTGACGGCGCCTTGCTGGCCGACAGCGGCGCGGTATTGAAAGAGATCCCCGGCGGCTGCATGTGCTGCGTGAACGGCCTGCCGATGCAGGTCGGCCTGAATATGCTGCTACAGCAGAAAAAACCGCACCGCCTGTTGATCGAACCGACGGGCCTCGGCCACCCGAAGCAAATCCTCGCGCTGCTGACGGGCGAAAGCTACCGGCCCTGGCTAACGTTGCAGGCCACACTATGTCTGCTGGATGCCCGCCAACTGAATCAACCCCGTTATACCGAGAATGAGAATTTCCGCGATCAGCTGGCGGCGGCCGACATTATCGTCGCCAATAAGCAGGAAACCTACCTCGATGCGGATCTCTCCGCCTTGCGGCAGTGGCAAAGCAGCAACGGCGATAACCGCCAGGTGGTGCTGGTCAGCCAGGGAGAGGTGGAGCGGCAGCTGCTGGCGCAGCCGCGCCATAATCTGCGCGAGCTGCCCGACGGCGCGCATCATCACCCGCATAGCGCCGCGCAGGGGCTGGCCGCGTTACGGCTGCCGGGGGGCGAATCCTGGCGTCGTTCATTGAATCAGGGCCAGGGCTACCACGCCTGCGGCTGGATTTTCTCGCCGGACACCGTCTTTGATACCGCCGCGCTGCTGGACTGGGTTCGCCTCTCCCCCGTCAGCCGGGTTAAAGGAGTGATGCGTATCCGGGAAGGTACGTTGGTCGTCAATCGTCAGGGTTACGACCTGCATATCGAAACCAGACCGGCCGCGCCGGTGGATAGCCGTATCGAGCTGATTAACGAGACGCCGGCGCAATGGAATAACCTGCAAGCCGGCCTGTTAAAGGCTCGTTTAACTACCGCCGGGTAG
- a CDS encoding phosphatase PAP2 family protein, whose protein sequence is MSRRNIFFILLLNVLGIGLFLSWYLPPDHGFWFGLDSAVFFYFNQQLIESPIFLRWVAITNVRAFDGCALLAMGLLYLSFYLRATPPERRRLLIVGMVMLLSALILNQLGHLLPVQHASPTLSFSNINRVGELTSIPAKDASRDSFPGDHGMMLMVFAAFMSRYFTRTSFAVSLAIVIIFSLPRVMIGAHWFSDIAVGSLSVVLTGLSWWLLTPASDALINLLHRYLPGKYRPINNHP, encoded by the coding sequence ATGTCTCGGCGTAACATTTTTTTTATCTTGCTGCTCAATGTGTTAGGCATCGGGCTGTTTTTGTCCTGGTATTTGCCGCCCGACCACGGCTTTTGGTTCGGGTTGGACAGCGCTGTTTTCTTCTACTTTAATCAGCAATTGATCGAAAGCCCGATATTCCTGCGATGGGTGGCGATAACCAACGTCCGGGCGTTTGACGGCTGTGCGCTGCTGGCGATGGGTCTGTTGTATCTGTCATTTTATCTGCGGGCGACGCCGCCGGAGCGTCGACGCCTGCTGATCGTCGGCATGGTTATGCTGCTTAGCGCGTTAATCCTTAATCAACTGGGCCATTTATTGCCGGTTCAGCACGCCAGCCCGACCCTTTCTTTCAGCAATATCAACCGCGTTGGCGAACTGACGTCGATCCCGGCAAAAGATGCCTCCAGGGACAGTTTTCCCGGCGATCATGGCATGATGCTGATGGTCTTTGCGGCATTTATGTCGCGCTATTTCACCCGTACCTCCTTTGCCGTAAGCCTGGCGATAGTGATTATTTTTTCCCTGCCCCGCGTTATGATTGGGGCGCACTGGTTTAGCGATATCGCCGTGGGATCGCTATCGGTGGTACTGACCGGATTAAGCTGGTGGTTGCTTACCCCGGCCAGCGATGCATTAATTAATTTGCTGCATCGCTATCTGCCCGGCAAATATCGTCCGATAAATAACCATCCGTAG
- the mepS gene encoding bifunctional murein DD-endopeptidase/murein LD-carboxypeptidase has translation MVTSQPILRYIWRALPAVAIAITLSACGSNSASNNQNAQTEMHAVNDKDGLLLQASQDEFEALVRNVDIKSKLLNQYASWKGVRYRLGGDSKRGIDCSAFVQRTFRDQFGMDLPRSTSEQQAIGQKVQPAKLRPGDLVLFRAGSTGRHVGIYVGNGQFVHASTSSGVMISNMDDSYWKKRYREARRVLSKGTNS, from the coding sequence ATGGTCACATCTCAACCGATCCTGAGATATATCTGGCGGGCGTTGCCTGCCGTCGCGATAGCGATAACGCTTTCCGCATGTGGTAGTAACAGTGCATCCAACAATCAGAACGCGCAAACTGAGATGCATGCAGTCAATGATAAAGACGGTCTTTTACTGCAAGCCTCTCAGGATGAATTTGAAGCATTGGTGCGTAATGTGGATATCAAATCCAAATTGCTTAACCAATATGCCAGTTGGAAAGGCGTTCGCTACCGTTTAGGCGGCGACAGCAAACGCGGCATCGATTGTTCCGCATTCGTGCAGCGTACTTTCCGCGATCAATTCGGCATGGACTTACCGCGTTCAACCTCCGAACAGCAAGCAATCGGTCAGAAAGTGCAACCTGCCAAGCTGCGTCCCGGCGATCTGGTGCTGTTTCGCGCCGGTTCAACCGGTCGCCACGTCGGCATCTATGTCGGCAACGGACAGTTTGTTCATGCCTCCACCAGCAGCGGCGTAATGATCTCCAATATGGATGACAGCTATTGGAAAAAGCGTTACCGGGAAGCCCGGCGCGTGCTGAGTAAAGGAACCAACAGCTAA
- a CDS encoding extracellular solute-binding protein yields the protein MLKRVVTAVLLCALPLGLHAETIEHSTSFAILGEAKYGADFRHFDYVNPDAPKGGAITLSTLGTFDNFNRYALRGVAATRTERLYDSLFVTSDDEPGSYYPLVAQSTRHDADFHWIEVDLNPSARFHDGTPITAADVAFTYNMFMTQGVPQFRIYFKGVTAKAVAPLTVRFDFPVPDKNHMFSLLSLPIMPEKFWKNHKLSDPLPYPPPASGPYRITAYRTGQYVTYSRVQDYWGADLPVNKGQYNFDKIRYDYYLDDNVALEAFKAGAFDLRIEGSPKHWATQYHGGNFSRGYIIKQDQENESAQDTRWLAFNIQRPIFSDRRVRQALTLAFDFNWMNKALYYSAYQRADSYFQNTIYAAKDEPSADELVWLTPLKDKVPPEVFGPRYQPPSSDGSGYDRENWRKALALLKEAGWELKDQRLVNHQTGKPFTFELLLPSAGNSQYVLPFQQNLKKLGITMTVRNIDSAQFSSRVRKRDFDMTATLYSAYIYPNTNLQMEWHSQYIDSTYNRPGVQDAAIDTLVEQIVAHQGQAAPLLSLGRALDRVLTWNQFMIPMWYSNHDRFAYWNKFAMPAVRPAYSLGFDGWWYDVKQAATLPAERR from the coding sequence ATGTTGAAACGCGTCGTTACCGCCGTATTGCTTTGCGCCCTGCCCCTGGGGCTGCATGCCGAAACGATCGAACACAGCACGTCTTTCGCTATTTTGGGGGAAGCTAAATACGGCGCGGACTTTCGCCATTTTGACTACGTCAACCCCGATGCGCCGAAAGGCGGCGCTATTACGCTCAGCACGCTCGGCACCTTTGACAACTTTAACCGCTATGCTTTACGCGGCGTGGCGGCGACCCGCACCGAGCGGCTCTACGACTCCCTGTTCGTGACCTCCGACGATGAGCCCGGCAGCTATTATCCGTTAGTCGCCCAATCCACCCGCCATGACGCTGATTTTCACTGGATAGAAGTCGACCTCAACCCCAGCGCGCGCTTTCATGACGGTACGCCGATTACCGCGGCCGATGTCGCTTTCACCTACAATATGTTTATGACGCAGGGCGTTCCCCAGTTTCGCATCTACTTTAAAGGCGTGACGGCCAAAGCCGTGGCGCCGCTGACGGTGCGCTTTGATTTCCCCGTCCCCGATAAAAACCACATGTTCAGCCTGCTTTCGCTGCCGATCATGCCGGAAAAGTTCTGGAAAAATCATAAGCTAAGCGATCCGCTGCCCTACCCGCCGCCAGCCAGCGGCCCCTATCGCATTACCGCCTATCGCACCGGGCAATATGTTACCTACTCGCGCGTACAGGATTACTGGGGAGCGGACCTGCCGGTAAATAAAGGCCAGTACAACTTCGATAAGATCCGCTACGACTACTATCTGGACGACAACGTCGCCCTGGAGGCCTTTAAAGCCGGCGCTTTCGATCTGCGTATCGAAGGTTCGCCAAAACATTGGGCGACGCAGTATCACGGCGGTAACTTCAGCCGGGGCTATATCATCAAGCAGGATCAGGAGAATGAGTCCGCGCAGGACACACGCTGGCTGGCGTTCAATATCCAGCGCCCGATTTTCAGCGATCGCCGGGTTCGCCAGGCGCTGACGCTGGCGTTTGATTTTAACTGGATGAACAAGGCGCTGTATTACAGCGCCTATCAGCGTGCCGACAGCTATTTCCAGAATACCATCTATGCTGCGAAAGACGAGCCGAGCGCGGATGAACTTGTCTGGCTGACACCGTTGAAAGATAAAGTGCCGCCGGAGGTATTCGGCCCGCGCTACCAGCCGCCGTCATCCGACGGCAGCGGCTACGACCGGGAAAACTGGCGCAAAGCGTTGGCGCTGCTAAAGGAAGCCGGGTGGGAACTGAAAGATCAGCGTTTGGTTAACCATCAGACCGGAAAGCCGTTTACCTTTGAACTGCTGCTGCCGAGTGCGGGAAATTCCCAGTATGTGCTGCCTTTCCAGCAAAATCTGAAAAAACTGGGCATTACCATGACGGTGCGCAATATCGACAGCGCCCAGTTTAGCAGCCGCGTGCGCAAGCGCGATTTCGATATGACGGCAACGCTGTACAGCGCCTACATTTACCCCAACACCAATTTACAGATGGAATGGCATTCGCAGTATATCGACTCCACCTACAACAGGCCCGGCGTACAGGATGCGGCGATCGATACACTGGTTGAGCAAATCGTCGCCCATCAGGGACAGGCTGCCCCCTTGCTGTCGTTAGGGCGGGCGCTGGACCGCGTGCTGACCTGGAATCAGTTTATGATCCCCATGTGGTATTCCAATCATGACCGTTTTGCCTACTGGAACAAATTCGCCATGCCGGCGGTGCGTCCGGCCTATTCATTAGGTTTCGACGGCTGGTGGTACGATGTTAAACAAGCGGCTACGCTGCCGGCAGAGCGACGTTAA
- a CDS encoding microcin C ABC transporter permease YejB gives MGTYLLRRLLLVIPTLWAIITINFFIVQIAPGGPVDQAIANIEMGRGGGYTASGGLDAGMARSGSAGAPNIENTYRGARGLDPEVIEEITKRYGFDKPIHERYFKLLWDYARFDFGDSLFRGSSVMQLIKESMPVSISLGLWSTLIIYLVSIPLGIKKAVKNDTSFDTWSSTLIIIGYAIPAFLFAILLIVVFAGGSYLDWFPLRGLVSSNFDTLPWYGKITDYLWHIALPVLATVIGGFATLTMLTKNSFMDEIRKQYVVTARAKGLDEKSILYRHVFRNAMLLVIAGFPATFISMFFTGSLLIEVMFSLNGLGLLGYDATLQRDYPVMFGTLYIFTLIGLLLNIISDLTYTLVDPRIDFEGRQ, from the coding sequence GTGGGAACTTACCTGTTACGCCGCCTTTTACTGGTGATCCCGACGCTATGGGCGATTATCACCATTAACTTCTTTATCGTGCAAATCGCCCCCGGCGGCCCGGTCGACCAGGCGATTGCCAATATCGAGATGGGGCGCGGCGGCGGTTATACCGCCAGCGGCGGCCTTGACGCCGGCATGGCCCGTTCCGGCAGCGCAGGCGCGCCCAATATCGAGAATACCTATCGCGGCGCCCGCGGGCTGGATCCCGAGGTAATTGAAGAGATCACCAAACGCTACGGTTTTGATAAGCCCATCCATGAACGCTATTTCAAACTGCTGTGGGATTATGCGCGTTTCGACTTTGGCGACAGCCTGTTTCGCGGCTCTTCGGTGATGCAGCTGATCAAAGAGAGTATGCCGGTTTCCATCTCGCTGGGGCTGTGGAGCACGCTGATTATCTATCTGGTTTCCATTCCGCTGGGGATCAAAAAGGCGGTCAAAAACGACACCTCCTTTGATACCTGGAGCAGTACGCTGATTATTATCGGCTACGCCATTCCCGCATTCCTGTTCGCCATTTTGCTGATTGTCGTGTTCGCCGGCGGCAGCTATCTGGACTGGTTTCCGCTGCGCGGGCTGGTATCCAGCAATTTCGATACCCTGCCCTGGTACGGCAAAATCACCGATTATCTATGGCACATCGCCCTGCCGGTGCTGGCTACGGTGATCGGCGGTTTCGCCACGCTGACCATGTTGACGAAAAACTCCTTTATGGACGAAATCCGCAAACAGTATGTGGTGACGGCGCGCGCCAAGGGGCTGGATGAAAAAAGCATTCTCTACCGTCATGTGTTTCGCAACGCTATGCTGCTGGTGATTGCCGGCTTTCCCGCCACCTTTATCAGCATGTTTTTCACCGGCTCGCTGTTGATCGAAGTGATGTTCTCATTGAACGGACTGGGCCTGTTAGGCTACGACGCCACCCTGCAGCGCGATTACCCGGTGATGTTCGGCACGCTGTATATTTTTACCCTGATCGGTCTGTTACTGAATATCATCAGCGATCTGACCTATACGCTGGTTGACCCGCGTATTGATTTCGAGGGACGCCAATGA
- a CDS encoding ABC transporter permease → MSRLSPINQARWARFKSNRRGYWSLWIFLALFVVTLFSELIANDKPLLVKYDGKLYTPFIVNYSETTFGGQFDTRADFRDPYIAQRIDSHGWALWPLIRYNYDSINFATTVSFPSPPSWQNLLGTDSQGKDVVAQVMYGFRISILFGLALTILSSLIGITVGATQGYYGGRLDLWGQRFIEVWSGMPTLFLIILLSSVIQPDFWWLLGITVLFGWMSLVGVVRAEFLRTRNFDYIRAAQAMGVSDRMIMYRCMLPNAMVATLTYLPFILCGSITTLTSLDFLGFGLPMGSPSLGTLLLEGKNNLQAPWLGITVFMALSVVLSLLIFIGEAVRDAFDPSKAY, encoded by the coding sequence ATGAGCCGATTAAGCCCCATTAATCAGGCGCGCTGGGCGCGTTTCAAGAGCAACCGCCGCGGCTACTGGTCGCTGTGGATTTTTCTGGCGCTGTTTGTGGTCACGCTGTTCTCAGAGCTGATCGCCAATGACAAACCGCTGCTGGTGAAGTACGACGGTAAACTCTATACGCCCTTTATCGTCAACTACAGCGAAACCACCTTCGGCGGTCAGTTTGACACCCGCGCGGATTTTCGCGATCCCTACATCGCCCAGCGCATCGACAGCCACGGCTGGGCATTGTGGCCGCTTATCCGCTATAACTATGACAGCATAAACTTCGCTACGACCGTCTCTTTCCCCTCTCCGCCGTCATGGCAAAACCTGCTGGGAACCGACAGCCAGGGGAAAGACGTCGTTGCCCAGGTCATGTACGGATTCCGTATCTCAATCCTGTTCGGCCTGGCGCTGACGATACTTTCCAGCCTGATCGGCATTACCGTCGGCGCCACGCAGGGATATTACGGCGGGCGGCTGGACCTCTGGGGCCAGCGCTTTATTGAAGTCTGGTCCGGGATGCCGACCCTGTTTCTGATTATTCTGCTCTCCAGCGTGATCCAGCCCGATTTCTGGTGGCTGCTGGGCATCACGGTGCTGTTCGGCTGGATGAGTCTGGTGGGGGTGGTGCGGGCCGAGTTCCTGCGTACCCGCAATTTTGACTATATCCGCGCCGCGCAGGCGATGGGCGTCAGCGATCGGATGATTATGTACCGCTGTATGCTGCCGAACGCCATGGTCGCCACCCTGACCTACCTGCCGTTTATTCTGTGCGGATCGATCACCACCCTGACCTCGCTGGACTTTCTGGGATTTGGTTTACCGATGGGATCGCCCTCGTTAGGCACGTTATTGCTGGAGGGGAAAAACAACCTGCAGGCGCCATGGCTGGGCATTACCGTATTTATGGCGCTGTCCGTGGTGCTGTCTTTACTTATTTTTATCGGCGAAGCGGTGCGCGACGCCTTCGACCCCAGTAAGGCGTATTGA
- the yejF gene encoding microcin C ABC transporter ATP-binding protein YejF, translated as MSTSPLLQIKDLSIAFRNGENEQRVVDGVSLSVNAGETLALVGESGSGKSVTALSILRLLPSPPVVYQQGDILFAGQSLLHADEKTLRRIRGDRIAMIFQEPMVSLNPLQSIEKQLVEVLALHRGMHNEAARGEALSCLDRVGIRQAKSRLKDFPHQLSGGERQRVMIAMALLTQPDLLIADEPTTALDVTVQAQILTLLNELKQELGMSLLFITHNLHIVRRLADNVAVMKSGQCVERNTCDGLFSAPQHAYTRQLLDADPAGEPLPLVGDAHPILRVEQLRVSFPIKRGLLRRTVDEKRVVDNISFSLRRGESIGLVGESGSGKSTTGLALLRLLNSSGEIWFDNQPLHGLTRKQMLPFRRRIQVVFQDPNSALNPRLNAEQIIAEGLTVHQKLSEEQRQQRVIEAMREVGLDPATRHRYPAEFSGGQRQRIAIARALILQPELLILDEPTSSLDRTVQAQILALLKSLQQKHRLAYLFISHDLQVVRALCHQVIVLKQGEVVEQGECRQVFAHPAQDYTRELLQLSS; from the coding sequence ATGTCTACCTCACCGTTACTACAGATTAAGGATCTCAGCATCGCCTTTCGCAACGGAGAGAACGAACAGCGCGTCGTAGATGGGGTCTCGCTTAGCGTAAACGCCGGCGAAACGCTGGCGCTGGTCGGCGAGTCCGGTTCAGGCAAGAGCGTGACCGCCCTTTCCATCCTGCGCCTGTTGCCGTCGCCCCCCGTCGTCTATCAGCAGGGGGATATCCTGTTCGCCGGTCAGTCACTATTGCATGCGGATGAGAAAACGCTGCGCCGCATCCGCGGCGATCGTATCGCCATGATCTTTCAGGAACCGATGGTGTCGCTCAATCCGTTGCAAAGCATCGAAAAACAGCTCGTCGAGGTTTTAGCGCTGCATCGGGGCATGCATAATGAGGCGGCGCGCGGCGAGGCGCTTTCCTGTCTGGATCGCGTGGGCATCCGGCAGGCGAAAAGCCGGCTGAAGGATTTCCCTCATCAGCTTTCCGGCGGAGAGCGCCAGCGCGTGATGATTGCGATGGCGCTGCTGACCCAGCCCGACCTGCTGATCGCCGATGAGCCCACCACGGCGCTGGACGTTACCGTACAGGCGCAGATACTGACGTTGCTGAACGAGTTGAAACAGGAGCTGGGCATGAGCTTGCTGTTTATCACCCACAATCTGCATATTGTCCGCCGGCTGGCGGACAATGTCGCGGTGATGAAATCCGGCCAATGCGTTGAACGCAACACCTGCGACGGCTTATTCAGCGCGCCGCAACACGCCTATACCCGCCAGTTGTTGGATGCCGACCCCGCCGGCGAACCTTTGCCGCTCGTCGGCGATGCGCACCCCATTCTGCGCGTCGAGCAGTTGCGGGTTTCTTTCCCCATCAAACGCGGACTGCTGCGGCGCACCGTCGATGAAAAACGGGTGGTCGACAATATCAGCTTCAGCCTGCGCCGCGGAGAAAGCATCGGGCTGGTGGGCGAATCAGGTTCGGGTAAAAGCACCACCGGGCTGGCGCTGCTGCGTCTGCTGAATTCAAGCGGCGAAATCTGGTTCGATAACCAGCCGCTGCACGGCTTGACCCGCAAGCAGATGCTGCCTTTCCGGCGGCGGATCCAGGTGGTGTTCCAGGATCCCAACTCCGCCTTGAACCCGCGGCTGAACGCCGAGCAGATTATTGCCGAAGGGCTGACCGTCCATCAGAAACTGAGCGAGGAGCAGCGGCAACAGCGGGTGATTGAAGCCATGCGGGAAGTCGGGCTGGATCCGGCCACACGCCACCGTTACCCCGCCGAGTTTTCCGGCGGACAGCGCCAGCGTATCGCCATTGCCCGGGCGCTTATTCTGCAACCGGAACTGCTTATTCTGGATGAACCGACGTCATCGCTGGACAGAACTGTGCAGGCGCAGATTCTGGCGTTGCTGAAATCGCTGCAGCAAAAGCACCGGCTGGCATACCTGTTTATCAGTCACGATCTACAGGTGGTGCGGGCGCTGTGTCATCAGGTTATTGTGCTAAAACAAGGCGAAGTGGTGGAGCAAGGAGAGTGCCGGCAGGTATTCGCGCATCCGGCGCAAGACTATACGCGGGAACTGCTGCAACTGTCGTCTTAA
- a CDS encoding YejG family protein → MANVQLSVVHRLPLSYRWLSGFAGVKVEPIPLSGREEDNNLIGLKLLSHDGDVAWKIMHQLRQSLEEIQVECVVLEWEGEPCLFLHRNDESTAMCRLKNVGVAIAEPVSAQYPF, encoded by the coding sequence GTGGCTAATGTCCAACTTTCGGTAGTGCATCGTTTGCCGCTAAGTTATCGCTGGCTATCGGGTTTTGCCGGTGTAAAAGTCGAACCGATTCCGCTGAGCGGCAGAGAAGAAGACAATAATCTGATTGGTCTCAAGTTATTGAGCCATGATGGCGATGTGGCATGGAAAATCATGCACCAACTGCGTCAGTCGCTGGAGGAAATCCAGGTTGAGTGCGTTGTGCTGGAATGGGAAGGTGAGCCTTGCCTGTTTTTACACCGTAATGATGAAAGCACCGCCATGTGTCGCTTGAAAAATGTCGGCGTGGCGATTGCGGAGCCGGTGTCGGCGCAGTATCCGTTTTGA